Part of the Sphingopyxis sp. 113P3 genome, ATTGCCTTCTGGCTCGAGGCCTGGCTTACCAAGGACGAGATTCTCGAGCGCTATCTCTCGAACGCCTATTTCGGCGACAACTGCTATGGCCTGCGCGCCGCGTCGCTCCACTATTTCCACCGCCAGCCCGAGAAGCTGACTCCGGCCCAGGCCGCGATGCTCGCAGGCCTCGTGAAAGCGCCCTCCAGGCTCGCTCCGACGCGCAATTTCAGCCTTGCTGAGGAGCGAATGCGCCTCGTCCTCACCGCCATGGCCGAGGAAGGCTATCTCGGCGAACGCGAGGCGAAGCGCCTTCGCGCCCCGAGCGTCGATGTGAGGACGCGCAATGACCTGCCGACGGGGACCTATTTTGCCGATTGGGCGCTCCCCGAGGCGCGCAAGCTCAGCGATGTCGGCTATTCGCGCCGGACGATCCGGACGACGCTCGACGCGCGGCTCCAGGCGGCGGCGCGCCGCGCGGTGAGCCGGGCACCGCTTGGGAGTGCGCAGGTCGCACTCGTCGCGATGCGCCCCAATGGCGAGGTGGTCGCGATGGTGGGCGGGCGCAACTATGCCGCATCGCCTTTCAACCGCGTCACGCAGGCCCGGCGGCAGCCGGGGTCAACCTTCAAGCTCTTCGTCTATCTTGCGGCATTACGCGACGGGTGGCGGCCCGACGACGAAATCGAAAACGGACCGATCGAGACGGGATCCTACCGGACCAAGAACGCCGGCGGCGCCTATTCGGAGACGATCACGCTCGAGCGCGCCTTTGCCACGTCGAGCAATGTCGCCGCAGTGCGATTGTTCCAGAAGGTCGGGAGCGAGAAGGTGATCAAGGTGGCGCGAAGTCTTGGCGTAACCGCACCGCTTCCCGAAGGCGACCCGAGCCTCGCGCTCGGCACGTCGAGCATGACCTTGCTGGAGCTCACCGCGGCCTATGCCGCGGTGGCCGCCAAGAGCTACCCCGTGGTCCCGCGCGCCTTCAAGGCAGAGGAGCGGGGCTGGTTTTCCCACCTGCTTTTCGGGCCCAGCCGCTTCGGCTCGCGCGAACACAAGGATATGGAGCAGCTCCTCAGGGCCGCGATCAACCAGGGGACGGGGCGCGCTGCGATGCTCGCTGTTCCCAATTTCGGGAAGACCGGGACGACGCAGGACAATCGCGACGCGCTGTTTGTTGGCTACGCAAACGGCCTCGTTGTCGGCGTTTGGATCGGCAATGATGACAATTCACCGCTGGCTGGCGTCTCGGGCGGCGGCGTTCCTGCACGCATCTGGCGGGATTTCATGGTGAATGCGAAGGGCGAGCGGGCCAAGCCCCGACCCCTGCAAAATCCCCGCGGGCCAGTCGAGCCGCAGGACCTGCCTGAAATTCCCGACATTCCCGCGCTTCCCATCGGCGAGAAGACGAGCGTCGGCGTCGAGGGCGGCGATGCGGTGATTTCAACCGAGATCGGCGGCAGCCGCATCGATCTTCGCCTGCCCGTCGGGGGAGATCGCCCGGCAGACGAGGCGCCGCCGCCGCGCTGATCCTCGCGGTCAGTTCCGCCCGCTCATCAGCCCGCGCGCGATCACCTGCGCCTGAATCTCCGCAGCGCCCTCGAAGATATTGAGGATGCGTGCGTCGCACAGGATGCGGCTGATCTCATATTCGAGCGCATAGCCATTGCCGCCGTGGATCTGGAGCGCGGCGTCGGCATTTGACCAGGCTGCGCGCGCGCCCAGCAGCTTTGCCATGCCCGCCTCGATGTCGCAGCGCTTGCCCGAATCCTTCGCGCGCGCGGCGGCGTAGCTGAGCTCGCGTGCCATGACGAAATCGACGAGACTCATCGCGATCTTGTCCGAAACGCGCGGGAAATGGATGATCGCCTGGCCGAACTGCTTGCGGGTCTTCGCATAGTCGAGCCCGAGTTCGAGCGCGCGGCGCGCCACACCGACAGCGCGCGCCGCGGTCTGGATGCGCGCGCCTTCGAAGGTGCGCATCAGCTGCTTGAAGCCTTGCCCTTCCTCGCCGCCGAGGAGCGCGTCGGCGGGGGCGCTCATCCCGTCGAATTGCAGCGCATATTCGCGCATGCCGCGATAGCCGAGGACCTCGATCTCGCTGCCCGTCATGCCGGGGGTTGGGAAGGGCTCGTCCTCGCTCCCGCGGGGCTTGGGTACAAGCAGCATCGAAAGCCCTGCATAGCCCTTCACATCGCTCCGCGTGCGGGCGAGGAGGGTCATGAGGTCCGAGCGCGCAGCATGGGTGATCCAGTTCTTCGCCCCGTCAATGACCCAGCGGCCGTCTTCGAGCCGCGCGCGCGTCTGGAGCGAACCCAGATCCGAGCCGGTGTCGGGCTCGGTGAAGACCGCGGTGGGCAATATCTCGCCGCTTGCGATTTTCGGGAGCCATTCGGCCTTCTGGGCCTCGGTGCCCCCGTGGACGATGAGTTCGCCCGCGATTTCGGAGCGCGTGCCGAGCGAGCCGGTCCCGATCCAGCCGCGCGACAATTCTTCGGTGACGATGCACATGACGAGCTTGCCAAGGCCGAGCCCGCCATATTCCTCGGGAATGCAGACCCCGAATGTGCCAAGTTCCGCCATCGCCTCGACGGTCGCATCGGGAATGAGCGCGTTTCGAAGGTGCCAGCCATGCGCGTTCGGGATGATCGCGGCATCGGTAAAGCGGCGATACTGGTCGCGGATCGCATCGAGATCGGCATCATGCAGCGTCTCGCTTGGCCAGTGGCCCTCGGCGAGCGCGACTGCAACCTCGGCGCGAAGCGCGACGTGGTCCGCTTCGAGAAGGGGCGCGCACGCGTCTGCGAGCGCGCGCGCCGCGTTCCCGAGACCAAGGTCGGCGGGGCGGAAAATCTCATTCTGTCCCATCGGCAGGCCGCCGGTGAGCTGGCCGAGGCTTTCGGCGAATGCGAGCGCTGCGATCCTGGCGTCGAGCGGGTTCGCGCCTCCTCCCTTCTCGAGCCACGCAAGCGTTGCTTCGAGCGCCGCGACACTTGTTGCGACCCAGGCGAAACCATGTGCGGCGCGCTGTTCGGCGTCGATCGGACGCGCCGCGAGCCGCTGCGCGAGCGCAGCCTCGGCGGCCGCTTGAAAGGACCGCGCAGCGGTGAGCGCATTAGCGAGATCCCATTGCATTCTTGAGCTGGTCCTTCTCCGCCAAAAGCCAAGGGGCGGCTCCCGATGCCGGCCTCCAATCGTGTCTGAGCGCAGCTTCCTCTTACACCGCCCGCTCGAAAATCGCGGCAATGCCCTGGCCGCCGCCGATGCACATGGTTTCGAGGCCGAAGCGGCCGTCCCGGCGTACAAGTTCGCGCGTCAGATTGGCGAGGATACGCCCGCCGGTAGCGCCAATCGGGTGGCCAAGCGAAATGCCCGAGCCGTTGACGTTGAGAATGTCGTGGCGGCTGTCATTTTCCGACCAGCCCCAGCCCTTGAGCACGGCAAGAACCTGCGGGGCAAAGGCCTCGTTGAGTTCGACAAGGTCGATATCGTCCCAGCCAAGGCCGCTGCGCGCGAACAATCGCTCGACCGCAGGGACCGGGCCGATGCCCATCCGGCTCGGATCGCAGCCGGCTGCGGCCGAGCTGTGGTACCAGGCAATCGGCTCGAGTCCGAGCTCGTCGAGCTTGTCCTCGGCGACGACAAGGCAGGCCGCCGCGGCATCATTCTGCTGGCTTGCGTTGCCAGCGGTGACGACGCCGCCCTCGAGCGCCTTGAGCTTGCCCAGCGTCTCCATCGAGGCGTCGGCGCGGTAACCCTCGTCATGCGCGAAAACAATCGGGTCGCCCTTCTTTTGCGGCACCGTCACGGGCACCAGCTCATCGTCGAAGAGCCCGTTCGCCCATGCGGCCGCGGCGCGCTGGTGGCTGCGAACCGCGTAGGCGTCGCACGCCTCGCGGCTGATGTCATAGTCCTTCGCGAGATTCTCGGCCGTCTCGATCATTCCGGTGATGACGCCGAAGCGTTCCACCGGCTGCGACATCACCCGCCCGCGCGTCAGCCGGTCGTGGAGCGTGAGATTGCCCGCGCGCACACCCTTGCGGATGCTGGTCGTGTAATGTTCGACATTCGACATCGATTCCACGCCGCCTGCGACGACAATATCGGACATGCCCGTTTGAACCATCATCGCGGCGTTGACGATCGCCTGGAGGCCCGAACCGCAGCGGCGGTCGAGCTGGTAGCCAGGGACCTCGAGCGGCAGGCCCGCCGCGAGCCACGACCAGTGTCCGATGCAGGGGGCCTCGCCATTGCCATAACCTTGCGAGAAGACGACGTCATCGACGCGCGCGGGATCGATCTTCGTGCGCTCGACGAGCGCCTTCAGGATCCCTGCGCCAAGCTCGCCGGCGGTAAGCGAGGAAAGCGATCCGCCGAATTTGCCGACGGCAGTACGGATCGGGGCAACGATGGCGGCGCGGCGAAGGGTCATGAGGTCAGTCTCCGGTAGGGGCGACGCCGACAATGCCGGCGTCGACGAGGCGGGCAATCTCGCCCGAGGAAAGCGAAAGGCGCGAGGCGAGGATTTCCTCGCTGTGCTGGCCGTTCAATGGCGCAGGCTGCGGGGCCAGGCGCTCAGCGTCTGGCAAGGTCGCAAAGGCCCCGGCGGCAGGATAGGCAAAGCCGCTCGGGTTTTCGGCGCGTCCGAATATCGGATTATCGGCCACAAGCACCGGATCGTTCACCGCGTCGAGCATGGTGCGATAGGGCGAGTGGACGATGCCCCCTGCATCGAAGGCCGCGACAAGCTCGGCATGGTCGCGCTCGGCGATCGCCTTTTCAAACAAGGGATAGAGCGCATCGCGGTGAATGAAACGCAGGCCGTCGTCCTTGGCGAAGGAGACGCCGCGCTCGCTCTCGAGGGCTGCGATGGCCTCGCCAAGGCCGAGCGCAGCAACCAGATTGGCCCATTGACGCGGCGTGACGACGACGATCATGGTCCGCTGCCCGTCACGCGTCACAAAGTCGCGGCCGAAGAGGCCATAGACGGCGTTGCCGAGGCGGGGGCGGTTCTCGCCCGAATAGAGAACTTCGGCAATCCCGCCGAGATTGGCAACGGTCCCGATCGCGACGTCGGAGAGGGGGACGCGGACCTCGCCGCCTTCGCCGCTGACGCTGCGCCGCTGGATCGCTGCCAGAAGCGCGAAGGCAGCGTATGCGCCGGTAAGAAGATCCCATGCCGGGAGGACATGATTGACAGGCTCGGGGCCGGCGCCGGTGAGCATGGGGTAACCCACCATATTGTTGACCGTATAATCGAGCGCGGGCGATCCGTCCGCCCAGCCCATCACGCGCACGGTAATAAGGTCGCCGCGCCCCGCCGCCAGCGTTTCGTGCGAGAGGAATCCGCCGACGGGGAAATTGGTGATGAACTGACCCGTCGCCCGAACGAGCTCTTGGAGCAGCTCGCGCCCCTCGGGCCGGCCAAGGTCAAGCGCGAGCGATTTCTTGGCGCGATTGAGATTTTCCCAATAAAGCGAGGCGTTTTCCGTCGTCACCGGCCAGCGCCTGTAATCGGGGCCGCCTCCTATCTGGTCGACGCGGATGACCTCGGCGCCAAACTGCGCGCAGTAAAGGCCGGCTGTGGGCGAGGCGACGAAGGAGGACGCCTCGATTACCGACAGGCCGGACAGCAGATCGTACATCAGTTCGCCGCCGCAAACTCGCGCAGCATATGCTTTGCAATCTGGAGCTGGAGGATCTGCGTCGTGCCTTCGTAAATGCGGTAGATTCGCGCATCGCGGAAGAAGCGTTCCGCGTCATATTCGGCAAGATAGCCGGCACCGCCATAAACCTGGACGCAGGCATCGACGACGCGGCCGCACATCTCGCTTGCGAACACCTTGAACGCTGCGGCTTTCCGCAGGACATTCTCGCCCGCATCGGCGCGGCGGGTCACATCCTCCATCATGCATTCGGCCGCATAGATGTCGATCTCGCTTTGCGCGAGCATCTGCTGGATGAGCTGGAAGTTCGCGATGGGCTCGCCGAACGCCTTGCGCTCGGTTGCATAGCGGATCGCGCTGTCGAGCGCCCGGCGGGCATAAGCGGTCGCCGCCGCGCCCACCGACATGCGCCCATTGTCGAGGCTCATCATCGCATAGGCGAACCCCTTGCCGAGTTCGCCGCCAAGCAGCGCCTCGCCGCCGACGCGGACATCCTCGAGGATCACGTCGGCAATGTGGCTCCCCGACTGGCCCATCTTCTTGTCCGACTTGCCGACGCTCACGCCCGGCACGTCAAAGGGCACGATGAAAGCGGAGACATGCGCGTTCTTGGGCAGATTCTCCTTGCTCGTGCGGGCCATGATCAGGCCGACCTTCGCAAAAGGCGCGTTGGTGATGTAGCGCTTCGTGCCGCTTAGCACCCAGCCGTTGTCGGTCTGGACCGCGCTCGTCTGCAGTCCTGCCGAGTCCGATCCCGAGCCGGGTTCGGTCAGTCCGAAACAGGCGATTTCTCCCGATGCAATGCGCGGCAGCCATTCAGCCTTCTGCGCCTCGGTTCCGCCATTCTTGAGCGCCGAGGTAAACATGCCGATATTGATCGAGATGATCGAGCGGAAGGCCGGCATCGCGTAGGAAAGCGTGTGGATGGTGCGGATATATTGGCTGACATTCATGCCCGCCCCGCCATATTCTTCGGGGATGGTGAGACCGAAGAGGCCCATGTCGCGCATTTCGGAGAGGATGTCGGAAGGAATCTCGTCGGTCTCGACGATCGCCTTTTCCGCCGGGAGGAGCCGCTCGCGCACATAACGCGAAAGCTGCTCGAGGAACTGGTCGAAAACCTCCTGGTCCATCCCGGGGTTTTGCATCGTAACGATCCCTTCTAGCGCCGTGCGATTCGATGCTTCGAGCGCTAACCCTTCGCTCGTGGATTTTCAATATTGAGAATTGATTTTCACAAATATGAAAACTAGATCGTGGCCATGACCGGTCCGGTTCGCTCCGTTTCGCAGGCCTTCGCCATTCTTCGGCTGCTTGCCGATACCAGCCCCCTGTCGCTCTCCGACATCGGCCGGGTTCTTGAGCTCAGCCCCTCAAGCTGCCTCAATCTGTTGAAGACGCTCGCCGCCGAGGGTGCGGTCGAACGCGATGCGCGCAGCAAGCAATATCGGCTCGCGCTTGCCTGGGCGGGGTCTGAGGTTCTGCGCGACGGGACGGCGCTGCGGCTGGCCGAGCGCGCGCAGCCCATGATGACGCGCTTTGCGCAGGCAACCGACGCGGCGGTCGGGCTCTGGAAAATTGTCTCGCGCGACCGCATGCAGCTTGCCGCGCACGCCGAAAGCGAAGCGGGGATGCGCCTGAGGCTCGCCGATGCGCAGCGCCAGCCGCTCGGCGGCGGCGCCGCGGGCCGGGCTATCGCTGCGGCACAGGGCGTGGACGAGGCCGAACTTGCACGCCGCTATGCCCCCGTGCGCTGGCAAGCAGAGCTGCCCTTCGAAACCTACGCCGCGCAGGTACGCGAGGCGGCACGCAAAGGCTTCGCCGTCGACCGCGATTACGCACACCGCGGCGTCTGTACCGTTGCGGTCGGTCTCGTCAGCATTGCGCCGGGCTTTTGCCTCTCGGCGTCGATCGTCGCAGGATCGCGGGGCGAGGCCGAGGTTGAAGCTCTCGGCCTCAAGCTGATTGCGCTGCGCGATGACCTGAACCTCGGGGCGCAATAGCCAATGCTTCTTGTTTCGCGGTCCCTGTCATGTCATGGACGCGCGCGATTAGCGGGGAAACCGTAGCGAGAGGAAGCGATGCAGTTCGACGTGGTGATTGTTGGCGGGGGGCACGGCGGGGCGCAGGTAGCCGTGATGCTTCGGACGCAGAAGTTTGAAGGCAGCATTGCGATCATCGGTGACGAAGCCGAGCTTCCCTACGAGCGCCCACCGCTTTCGAAGGAATATTTCGCGGGCGAGAAGGAATTCGAGCGCATCCAGCTCCGCCCCGCCAAATATTGGGACGAGCGCGAGGTAAGAATGCTGCTCGGCAAGCGCGTCGCCAGCGTCGATCCTGCCGCGCACACGGTCACGACGGACAGCGGCGAGACGATCGGTTACGGCAAGCTTGTCTGGGCGACCGGGGGAAGGCCGCGGATGCTGCCGATCCCCGGGGGCGATCTTCCCGGCGTGCAGGGCGTGCGTACCCGCGCCGACGCCGATGCGATGAAAACGGCGTCCGAGACCGCAAGGCAGATCGTCGTGATCGGCGGCGGCTATATCGGGCTCGAGGCGGCGGCGGTGCTCACCAAGGCGAGCAAGAAGGTTGTCCTCCTCGAGGCGCTCGACCGGGTGCTCGCGCGCGTTGCGGGCGAGGATCTCTCGCGCTTCTATGAAAAGGAGCACCGCGCGCACGGCGTCGACCTTCGCCTCGGGGTCTCGGTCGCCGCGATCGAGGGCGACAGCCATGTGACGGGCGTGCGCCTCGCCGACGGCGAGGTCATCGCGGCCGACCTCGTCATCGTCGGCATCGGGATCGTGCCGGCGGTCGAGCCGCTCATCGCGGCGGGCGCCGAGGGCGGCAATGGCGTTCGCGTCGATAGCCATTGCAAGACGAGCCTTCCCGATATCTATGCGATCGGCGACTGCGCGGCGCATGAGAATGCTTTTGCCGAGGGCGCCTGCATCCGCCTTGAATCGGTTCAGAACGCCAATGACCAGGCCAATGTCGTCGCAAAGGGCATCGTCGGCGACGAGGCGCCCTACAATGCGATCCCCTGGTTCTGGTCGAACCAGTATGACCTGAAGCTCCAGACGGCAGGCCTTTCGACGGGGCACGACCAGGCGGTCCTCAGGGGTGACCCGGCGGCGCGCAGCTTTTCGATTGTCTATCTCAAGGCAGGCAAGGTCATCGCGATCGACTGCGTCAATGCGACGAAGGACTATGTGCAGGGCCGCATGATCGTCACCGCAGGCCTTCGCGCAACCCCTGAGCAGCTCGCCGATGCCGGGACACCTCTTAAGGATTTGCTCAGCAACTAGGCCGATTGCGGGTTCTACCGTGCGCATGGTGCGGCAAGCTGATCCCACTTTCTAACCCTTTCTTTACGGCGATCCGATAAACCTCTCTCGCGGGGAAAGAGGGGGGCACACCGCGGCCATGGGCCGCAACGTCGGAGTGCCACTGTGCTTGAAAATCAGAAGATACGCCCGGTATCGGTGATTGGGCCGATGGGCGATAAGCTGACGCTGAAGGATCTGCCGAAGCGCGATACGCGGCGCTGGGTGAGCCGCCGCAAGGCCGAGGTCGTCGCCGCGGTCGAGGGCGGGCTGATCACGGTAGACGAAGCGTGCGAGCGTTATAATCTGAGCCTTGAAGAATTCGCCTCGTGGCAACGCGCCTATGACCGCCTCGGTGTTCCGGCGCTGCGCGCGACGCGCGTTCAATTCTATCGCGACCGGTTCGGTATCTGAACTGAGGGGGCTGCTCAGCGCAGCGCGGCCTCGCGGTTCGCACTATCGGCCGATGGGACGTCGGCTCCGGCAAGGCGCTGCAGCGATACCTGGTTACGCCCCGCGTGCTTGGCCTCGTAAAGCGCATCGTCGGCAATTTTGTAGAGCCGCTGAAAATCGCACGCCGGGCGCACCTCGGCGACCCCGATGCTCGCCGTGACCGCGCGATCGCCGATTGTCTCGCTATGATCGCAGGCCGCAATCTCGCGGCGGATGCTTTCGGCGAAGCGATCAAGAACGATGCCGTCCATGCCGATCGTCAGCAGTCCGAACTCTTCACCGCCAAGGCGCGCGACCGTGCAGATCGGGCCTTCCCACCGCGCGATGCGGCGCGCGATCCGGCACAAGACAGCGTCGCCGGCGTGGTGGCCATACACATCGTTGATCGACTTGAACCGGTCGATGTCGACGAGCAGCAACGCCGCTGGAAGATCATCCTCGCGTGCCCGCTTGAGCAGGGGGCTCACGCTTTCGATGAAGCCGCGGCGGTTGGGAAGCCCGGTCAGCGGATCGCGCCTCGCGAGCTCGCGCGCCTGCGCCTCGGCGAGCCGCGCACGATCCCGCTCGATGCGTAGCTTTGAAAGACGGCGGGTCGCTGCCGCGGAAAGCCAGAGCGCCTGCCAGGTCGCAGCGATCAGAATGAGAAGTTTCGAGCCGCCGCCCCAGAGGCCGTCTTCGACATCGACGAGGTTGATGAAGGCGAGCACGGCCATCGGCAGGCCCCAGGCCGCGGCAAAGTCGCGAGCCTCGCCTGAGCCGCGCCGCCAGGCAGCCACGAGGCAGATCGTCACGGCGGCAAGGTCGGCGAGGATGACCAGACCCAGGAGATCCGCCCAGCGGCCGATATCGCCGCTGCGCATCATGGCGAGCGGAATGCCGGCAAGTCCGACGCCGAGACCAAGGGCAAGCGTGACGTGCCGCCATCTTTTGGGAACGCCGCTTCGGTCGAGCGCAGTCACCGCGCTGGCGGTGGCAAGTGCAATGGCAAGACAGGAAAGGAAGGTGCAAATCTGCGCCGAAAGCGTGCCCGCCATGAAGGGCAGAAAGGCGAGATGGATTTGCGACCACAAGGTGCCCCAGAGGAGCATCGTCCCCGCCCACGCCGCTTGCCAGGCGAGATACTGGCGGCGGACTGCGACCGCCAGCGAAAGGCTGTAGATGCCGCTCACGAGAAGGAGGGTAAGCGCGGCGCCAACCGCCGCTGCCATGCCGGCCGCCTGCATGCTGCTTTCGCCCGCCGGCAAGAGATGCGCGCGGATGAGTTGATGGCTGGCGAGGCGGTCGAAGCGCATCGTCACCGATGTGAGCGGCGCGGAGCGTTCCGGGGGCTCGAACAGGATCTGCCCGCCCGCTCGCCAGTGCATGCCATAATCGCCCTGACGGACCTGCTGCCAGCGAACGGCGCCGTCTGCATAGGCAAAGGCGACCGCGAGCCTGTCGAAGCGCGAATGATGCACCATGAGGGCTGCTCTGCCGCGCGGGGCGGGGAGGGTGTTCATATCGGCGTGCAGCCAAAGGCTGGCCTGCTGATATCGTTCGGGCGACCCAGTGCAGGAGAAGCGAAGTTCGGGAAGCTTCGTATCGCTTAAGTCGAGCCCGCTCACCGCGTGGCACACCGCCTCGTTAAGGCGAAGCGCGGTCGCTTCCGCCGGTGCCGTTCCGACGACTGGCGCGACGACTCCCAGCGCAAGCAGCAGCCGTACGCAAAGGCGAATCAGGAGGCGCATCATGGACGTCATCGCGAAAAATTATGGCGCCTATGTCTTTGGGAATGCTTACCGGGCAAGCGAGTAATACTATCTCGATTTTGGGCGCCTTTGCCGAGCGAGGCCATGTCCTGCCACGGCATTTTCCAGCCCGGCGCGCAGCGCGGTCCCGTTGAGATGGGTCCGCGCGCGGGCGCCGGGATGGCATTGTCTGCGATCGTCCCGAGCGTATGGGCGCCGCGGGGTCGCTGCCTTTGCCGCCACCCGCCGCGACCAAGCATGCGGACGGGCGGACTTTTCGCCGGCCGCCATTTCGAGCGAAAATGCGCTGGATGATTTGCAACGCCCGAAGCGGATCGCGCCCGCCCGGTGACGTTGCTCGCCCTGCGCTTCCTCGTGCTGACCGCTGCGTCCGGGCGAGCTTGCGGGCGCCCGCCGGGATGAGTTCCGGTGGGCGCCTCGCCGATCGATTAATATCGGTAGGAGATATTGACGCCGACGGTACGCGGGTGTCCATACTGGCGGGTCCAGCCGACGCTCGTGTTCAAGGCCTGGGTGCGATAGAGCCGATCGAAGATATTCTTGCACCATAGCGACACTCGCCAGTGGTCATTCACCGATACGCCGACTTCGGCGTTGCCGACGAAATAGCCCCCCTCGACCGCCTCCAGTGGGCTGCGAACGATGTCGAAGCGGACCCGGCTTTGATATTTGCCGGACAATATGATGTCCGCATCGACCCGGTCCGAAACGGCCCATTCATATTTTGCCAGGCCGTTGAGGGTCAGTCGCGGTGAATTGGGGAGCACGCTGCCCTTCGCCACGCCAGCCACCACCGATTTGGTTACTTCCGTATCGATGAAACCGACGCCGGCACGGATATCGAGCCCGTCTGCCGGGCGCCACCAGGCGTCGGCTTCTGCACCCTTGACGCGCGCGTCGCCGACATTGGCGATGCCGAACAAGACTCCGATCGGAGAATCGAAGAGCGGGCCATAGATTTGCGCGTCGCGATATTCATAGTCGAACACGGCCGCGTTCACCTGGAGATTGGGTGCCACGCGTGTCTTGATCCCCACTTCA contains:
- a CDS encoding sensor domain-containing diguanylate cyclase, translating into MRLLIRLCVRLLLALGVVAPVVGTAPAEATALRLNEAVCHAVSGLDLSDTKLPELRFSCTGSPERYQQASLWLHADMNTLPAPRGRAALMVHHSRFDRLAVAFAYADGAVRWQQVRQGDYGMHWRAGGQILFEPPERSAPLTSVTMRFDRLASHQLIRAHLLPAGESSMQAAGMAAAVGAALTLLLVSGIYSLSLAVAVRRQYLAWQAAWAGTMLLWGTLWSQIHLAFLPFMAGTLSAQICTFLSCLAIALATASAVTALDRSGVPKRWRHVTLALGLGVGLAGIPLAMMRSGDIGRWADLLGLVILADLAAVTICLVAAWRRGSGEARDFAAAWGLPMAVLAFINLVDVEDGLWGGGSKLLILIAATWQALWLSAAATRRLSKLRIERDRARLAEAQARELARRDPLTGLPNRRGFIESVSPLLKRAREDDLPAALLLVDIDRFKSINDVYGHHAGDAVLCRIARRIARWEGPICTVARLGGEEFGLLTIGMDGIVLDRFAESIRREIAACDHSETIGDRAVTASIGVAEVRPACDFQRLYKIADDALYEAKHAGRNQVSLQRLAGADVPSADSANREAALR